In Metarhizium brunneum chromosome 3, complete sequence, a genomic segment contains:
- the ustYa_1 gene encoding Oxidase ustYa, whose translation MSYSQVDLVREERNIKAPLLQNVTPFGVSRIPRSSASQLLNKTVPIPNDEGYYVVSLNVFHQLHCVNMIRKRIWSTETYKPDDELMGIEHLEHCIDALRQSLMCSADVTPIPWKWWEEDHEAKAVAEIAHTCRNFEDIRVWAKENQVKDFDRTIYVEDSA comes from the exons ATGTCGTATTCACAGGTGGATTTGGTACGGGAAGAACGAAATATCAAGGCCCCCCTACTCCAGAACGTAACGCCTT TCGGCGTTAGTCGTATTCCAAGATCATCAGCCTCGCAGCTGCTAAACAAGACCGTTCCTATTCCCAATGACGAGGGGTATTACGTCGTTAGTTTGAATGTATTCCACCAGTTACATTGCGTC AACATGATACGAAAACGCATCTGGTCGACTGAGACTTACAAACCTGATGATGAGCTGATGGGAATTGAGCATCTTGAGCATTGTATTGATGCTCTTCGACAGTCATTGATGTGTTCCGCTGATGTTACTCCTATTCCTTGGAAGTGGTGGGAAGAGGATCACGAGGCTAAGGCAGTGGCAGAAATCGCACACACATGTCGCAACTTCGAGGACATCAGAGTTTGGGCAAAGGAGAATCAAGTCAAAGATTTTGACAGGACTATTTATGTTGAAGATAGCGCCTAG